The following proteins come from a genomic window of Vicia villosa cultivar HV-30 ecotype Madison, WI unplaced genomic scaffold, Vvil1.0 ctg.001236F_1_1, whole genome shotgun sequence:
- the LOC131634135 gene encoding uncharacterized protein LOC131634135, with the protein MSYPPQQNRFQGPPRKFDPLPTSRSEILKYLVIERLVELRPMPPPIPGKATPNFRPNERCEFHANSPGHTLEKCWAFRHKVQDLIESGAIAFDKPNVKTNPMPRHDGTVNAIEVVTEQELVQQRSSPIDALKRCLLARGFILEHNEAFKDTLQRLVDQGIIQLKEHPEEEYVAMLERNEPLIIPSPGARKTLIIPCAKAPLMIPTQVHTRIIPIRDPYPVDKMKAVPWEYDSSSNTEVTSIVGPGGMTRSGRIFNAAKPNENLAQANNQAIVVPTEEGTAKDKEVINKDVEEFLALIKKSDYRVVDQLHQTPSKISLLSLLVHSEKHRDALMKILNAAHVTKDITINQFDGMVANLTAGACLSFNDHELPPQRKEHNKALHISIQCGKAHLSRVLIDTGSSLNVINFRPDLFRPLPRCMNLRKILRQRLQLQCMGDV; encoded by the exons ATGTCTTACCCGCCTCAACAAAACAGGTTCCAAGGTCCTCCAAGGAAATTCGATCCTTTGCCTACTTCCAGAAGTGAAATACTGAAATATCTGGTAATTGAGCGATTGGTAGAACTTAGACCTATGCCACCTCCGATTCCTGGAAAAGCTACACCCAATTTCAGACccaatgaaaggtgtgaatttcacgccaattctcctggaCACACGTTAGAAAAATGCTGGGCTTTCAggcacaaggttcaagacctgatcgaGTCTGGGGCAATTGCTTTCGACAAACCTAATGTGAAGACAAATCCCATGCCTCGTCACGATGGCACAGTCAATGCAATCGAGGTCGTCACTGAGCAAGAGTTAGTTCAACAACGAAGTTCCCCtatagatgcccttaagaggtgTCTACTCGCAAGGGGGttcatcctagaacataacgaggcTTTTAAGGACACCCTGCAGAGACTCGTGGACCAAGGGATAATTCAGTTGAAAGAACACCCCGAGGAGGAGTATGTGGCCATGCTGGAGAGGAACGAGCCATTAATAATACCTAGTCCAGGAGCAAGGAAGACATTAATCATCCCCTGCGCCAAGGCACCATTGATGATACCCACGCAAGTACACACTaggatcatcccaatcagagaTCCATATCCGGTGGACAAAATGAAAGCGGTCCCTTGGGAATATGATTCTAGTAGTAATACAGAAGTAACAAGCATCGTGGGGCCTGGAGGTATGACTCGTAGTGGTCGCATATTCAATGCTGCGAAACCGAATGAGAACTTAGCACAAGCCAATAATCAAGCTATTGTGGTTCCGACAGAAGAAGGCACAGCCAAGGATAAAGAGGTCATTAACAAAGACGttgaagaattcttggcattaatcaagaaaagtgattatagagtggtggaCCAGTTACACCAAACTCCGTCCAAAATATCACTCCTCTCGCTGCTAGTACATTCGGAAAAACACCGAGAtgccttgatgaaaatcctgaatgcTGCCCACGTAACTAAAGACATCACTATAAATCAAtttgatggaatggtggctaatctcacCGCTGGGGCATGTTTAAGCTTCAATGATCATGAGCTACCCCCACAAAGGAAAgagcacaacaaagccttacatatctccatacaatgtggaAAAGCTCATCTATCCAGAGTTCTGATTGACACAGGGTCGTCACTAAACGTGATCAATTTCAGGccagatctatttcgacctcttccacgctgtatgaatcttcgaaagattcTCCGTCAACGTCTTCAGCTTCAAT GTATGGGGgacgtatag